The genomic stretch TGGTGTCCCCCGTGTCCTCTGAGTACCCCTGCTGTGTCCCGATGTCCATggtgtcccccgtgtccccatatcctccctgtgtccccaggtCCCCAAGgcaccccatgtccccccatgaCCCTTGTTCCCCCCAAGTCCTCTGTGTcctccatgtccccatgtcctaCATGCACCCATGTCACCCATGTCCCCACAGGCCTGGCTCCGGTGCACACGCTGAGTGCTGTGTGCCCAGACAATGGGGAATGGTGACTGGCCCCCCCTCCCTGGGGAAATGGGGAGCAGGGACAGTGTCCCCCCCAGACGATGGGGAATAGGGACCATGTCCATCCCTCCCCGGGTGATGGGGAGCAGGGGCTGTGTCCCCCCGCCGGAGACATCAAGCCCATCCCTCAGGCACGATGGGATCATGGACAGACGGACACCCAGATCCAGGACCCAGTGAGGTGACCCTGTCCCCCCAAGCCACGCTGTCACCCAGTGTCAAGTTCCATCGGCTGAACCCTGCGGCGACACTTTATTGTAGGGTCTACAAAAAAGCAGGGGCAGCTAAATCTGCCCAGCGCCCCGCACAAAGGGGGCCTGACTCAGCCCAAAggctgggagggctggggggggggggtcagggtgaaCTGGGGGTTCTGGTGGGGCACCCCATGGGGAGGATGGGGTTTGGGATGGCGGGGGTCACCTGGAAATCCCATCCTGGCTTTGCTGGAGGGTCCTCCAGGCAGATGGAGACAACTTGATCACCCAAGTGGGAACCCATGGAAGCCTGGGTATGAGTGCTAATGATGaattatattaattaattttatgagGCACGAGACGAGGATGTCTGTGGCAGATAATGCACCGCAAGACATTTCGGATAGGGCACCTTCCCAAACCTGAAAGCAAAGGTGCAAGAAAGTGCGGGGGGTCGGTGGCTGTTAAACGAAGCGCTGTCAGTAATGACGTTCATCTTGAAGGCTGGAAAATACCGAAGCATGGATGGATCTCCTCGTCCATCCCTGGACTGGCTCATTTACCCTCACTCCTTAAAATTGTTTCAGCTTTTCCCGCTGTTGACCTTAAACTCCTGGGGATGCTCCAGTAGATGAGATTGAGGGGAAATTTGGGTTAGAGCTTGAAAATTAAACACGGTCCTTATGTGGGCTTGGGCAAGGCTGAACCAGGCTCTGGTCCCATGGGAATTAAAGGCTGGGAGCGGGATAACCACTGGTGCTGCGCAATGGAGGAATGGAGCTGGGAAAGGCCATGTTGTCCCAGACCTGTGCCTGGCCTCGACCCACTCGTTATGCTCATTGGATGccgggaaaaaaaatatatctatgtCTGTTGGTGGCAAGAAGTCAAGTCTGGATGGTGCCCAGGGTGGTGGCCTGTCGCTGTGGGGGGTCAGCCAGGTGGCCCATGGCATCCCCAGGGAGTCCGGGCTGGTGTCGTGGGGCTGTCCCATGGATACGACTCTCCATCCagaggggtggggtgggaagcaGCTCCTGAGGGATTCACCCTCCAGCCAAGCGCTGCATCCCAGCGTGTCCTCCCAGGAATGGTGGGTTCTGCCACCCCTCCACAGGTCCCCCAGATCcccaatctttttttcccctcctggcctttttctgctcatttttgcTGCTCATCACCAGGACGAGCATCAGGCCAATACTGACATCAAGTGGCTGCTGGGATCCCTCGCACGCCTGGGCCGTATCCTGCCTCTCCctgtgctgggagcagcccaGCATCACCCGCACGGCCTCATCCTGCCCCAGAGAGGGACTCAGAGCCAAGCGGGGTCAGGAGCCGTGGCCGGCGGTGCCAGACGTCAGCCCGACCGGGTCTCCATCACCCCTCGCCGGGCAGGCAGGATACGGCCAGCTGTACTCCATCATCACCCCGCTGCTTGTCCCCAGCCAGGCCACCACTGTGTCCTACTCCTGTCCCCGGCATGCCCAGCCACAGCAGTCGATATTCCAGCAGGGTCGAACCAAGCGCGCTGACGGCATCGCCGAGTGGGCAGCGTCCACCGCATCCCTCGCCCACGGTGTGCtggtggggaccccccccgacCACGGCAGCCCCCTCCCGTGGCTCTGCCCTGCCGGTGGCAAGGTCACGGTGACGGGCGAGCAGCAAGGTCGTGGTGGCCCTGCCACCGCCCCGGCGCTGGGGACGCTTGTCCCCGACACCCTGCCGGCAGCCGTGGACTTTGTGCCGAGtgcgggagcggcggcggtgATGCGGCTGCTGGCGCTGGCAGAGCCCCAGATCACCCGTGAGACCTGGCTTCGGACAGCAGGTAACACCAGGGTGACATCCCCACTGCCCGGGGGAATGCTGTAACACGGGgctccctgggggggggacgggtCCCCCGTTGTGCCGCTGAACCATCACCGGGTGTGGAGTCAGCTCCAGGAGGAAATCACGGTgttattcccattttaaagcaggggaaactgaggcacggcagCGTGCTGGGTGCCAGAGCAGGCACGCAGTCCGGCTTTTTGGGGATAAAGGCTGGATAACCCCATTTTTCCTCCAAACTGCTGGGCTCGGAGGCCTGGAGGAGTTTTGCAACATCCCGTTCACCTTCATCCTGGCTTCCCTGAAGTGGGAGCTGAGCTCACCCAGGGAAGCCTGAAGCCCAGGATGGGTTTCAGGGAGAGCGTTGGCTCTGGCAGGGTATTGGATGCAGGTGGAGCTGGGAATAGGGGAGCAGGTGTGGGTGTTCAGCCCCTCAGTGGGAACCCACCCAtgggtggggaaggaggtggaggcaggctggggctgggctgctggTGGATTTAACTTCTGAGAGGCTCTAAGGTCTGGATACGTGCTGGGAGGGCAGTGCAGGACTGAGCTCTCTGCTAGGTAATGAGGTGTGTCAGGTCTCTGCAGACCCCCTTGTGTCCTCCCCCCTGTGGGATTTCTCTGGCCGAGACCCCTGCGTTGCAGCCCTGTGACCCTGCTCAGCGCCAAACAGGGTGTTGGGGGGTTTGGGACTGCAGTGCAAGGCAtggtttgggggagggagggctctGTGATGATGTTGGTGGTTGTTTGTTCCCCCAAGTCCGGAAACATTccctgggaaggaaagggaggggagagctggggctgttcccAGCCCCGGAGCAGGAGGGAtgctcctggctgggcatgaaGGCAGCACGAAGACATCTCCGTATGTGTGGTCCTAGTGGTCCTCAACCCCTACCATcgcctcttccttccctctccagctccctgatGGCTCCGCAGTGACTGGGAAGGATCAGGGACCTGCTGGTGGCCTGGGACGGGACAGGACAGGACTGGACGGTGACAGGTCAGCACTGTGGCTCTTGGGTTGGGATTTGGGTGCTGCCACCTAGCACGCTTGGGTGTCATTGCCCTGTCCTCCCAAACCTTGTATGGACTGAGCAGGAGGGGACGTGCATAAGGAAACAGGTCCTTTGCCctagaaatgcagcttttcctGGGGATTTCCTGGCTGATGCAAGGCAGGGCATGAGAAAAACATCGGCTTTGAGCCTAAGGCGCTACTGGAAAGAGATTGTCCCCATCTAAGAAGGGACCTTGCTTTAAAATTGGGTTTGGCCCTTTGCTGGGTCTCTTTGGGTCCATCGGAATGTCAGCTTTTGGGTAGAATGGGGAGTGCAGGCAGAGGTGGAGAGATGCTGGTGGTCTCACATGGCAGGGAGAAGGTGTGGGGCTCCAGGAAGCAGCCGGTGCGGACACACAGGCATCTCCTGCCTCAgcacccctgccccagcacgGGCTTACCAGGAGCCTCAGGGCTGCATCCAGCACCCATCCTGACTGCGCCAGCACCCAGCGAGGAGCTGGTGGCACCACCATGTCCCAGGCAGAAGGTATGGCTGAACCCTCGGTCTCTCCCAGGGGAGGCGCAGGCTTTGCGTGGGgatgccagtgctgctgtgacCCCCCAGATCAGCACCAGTCTCCACCCCATCCTGTTTAATGGCCCCGTTTCGCTTGGATTTTTGATCCTAAAAGCACCTTTTACCCTGATTTGCATGGTGCTGGGCTGCTCCAGGAGCTCctgtggcagcagctgctgtcccctcatccccccaccccgggtCCCATCTGCGCTGCGTGGGGAGGGTGGTTGGACCTGGATGAAGcaggggggggacacagaaaTAAGCACTGGTGGGGAAGCGCGGGCAGCTGGTCCCCAAAGCATGAGGGATCCACGCATGGACCACCCTGTTCCATCCCTCCCAGGAGGCGAGGAGACCTTTGAATACCGCGATGTGGTTGTCAGCAGCCAGGAAAAGTTTTCAGACATGTACACGCAGCTGGAGAAGCTGGGAGAGTAAGTGGGGGTCCCACGTCCCCACTGCTTGGGGATGGTCCATGGCTGTCCATGCGCAGCCCTGGGTGGGATGCAGGGTGGTGGTGATGGCTCCTCCATCCCTCATCCTCGCTCTGTCCCAGGGGAAAATTTGGGACAGTGTACCGGCTGCAGGAAAAAGCCACTGGCAAAATCCGGGCTGGGAAATATTTCCGGACGCGGACGGCTAAAGAGAAGCAGGTGGCTCGGGACGAGGTGGAGCTCATGAACCTGCTGCATCACCCGCGCCTCGTACAGTGCCTCGCTGCCTTCCAGGGCCCTGCCGAGCTGGTGATGGTGATGGAGTAGTGAGTGCGGGGGGACAGAGTCAAGTTTGGGGATGGTGGGGACagtgctgggctctgccagGGAAAGCACTGAAGGTGGGGAGGGGTGCTGGCGTGGGGCATAGGATGGACGGGCAACCTGCAGGCCCTGGAGGTATGGGTGGTGGGATGCTCCCAGAGTGCTGAGTCTGGCTTCCCTGGTGGGTCTTCTCCTCCTCGGGGCTGGTAGACCCCAGCGGGGTCCCCAGCACCTTGTTCTCCCCCAGCGTGGCAGGCGGGGAGCTCTTTGAGCGCATTGTGGATGATGACTTCGAGCACACAGAGCCCAGCAGTGCTCAGTATGTGCAGCAGAtcctggaggggctgcagttcATGCACAGCCAGGCCGTCGTCCACCTTGACCTCAAACCTGAGAACATTGTCTGCGTCAGCCCCAGCAGCCACTGGCTCAAGATCATCGACTTTGGCTTGGCACGCAAGCTGGGTGAGCAAGAATAGGGCTCCTGGGGGACTGTCGCTGTCACAGGGACCTGATCTGGCCAGGCATGTCAGCAAGGAGCTTAGCATCCTCCTGCCTGCGCCTCTGGGACAGGCAGCTCTGTGGCACCAGATCAGGGCCCTTCCTGGTGACCATAAGATGCTCTGGGGAAACCTGCATGTCCTCAGCCCTGCCTCCCAGGTGGAGATCCCCAAGACCCCTGTGCCTGTGGGTGCCCAGCACCCAGAGATGTTCTAGGAGAGCACCAAGACCTGCGATGGGTTCTGGAGAGTGGCAGCTCCACCTGGACACAGGGGCTCATCTACCTGGCATGTGTTGGTGTGCAGCTGGGCTGTCCTGGGGGCATCCCAGCTGGACACCTGCCCCACGCAtcttctctgcagctccagaCACCCCTGTGAAGGTGTTGCATGGCACCCCTGAGTTCATGGCTCCAGAGGTGGTCGCCTTTGAGCCCGTGGGCTTCACCACAGACATGTGGAGCGTTGGTGTCATCTGCTACATCCTGTGAGTGTCCTCCTGGGAACAGCAGGTCAGGTTGGAGGGGGCTGAGCTGTCACTGATGTCCTTGCGTCACCTCTCCAGGCTGAGCGGGGAGTCCCCCTTCCAAGGGGACAACGACATGGAGACGCTGAGCAACATCACAGCTGCCCAGTGGGACTTCGAGGAGGAGACCTTCTCTGAGATCTCCCAGCAAGCCAAGGACTTCATCAGCCAACTGCTGCAGAAGGACCCCCGGTAGGACCCgggggtggctgtggggtgctgagctggagctgggctgggttttggggtgccaAGTGGATGGGCAGGGGAAAGCCCTGGATGCGGTTGGTGGAGGGGATGCTCCATAGGTCCATGCCAGCAGCTGAGGGTCTGATGGTAGAGAAGCCCCCCCCCATGACCACCCCATCTGCCTCCAGCTGCCGGCTCTCCAGCGCAGGGGCTCTGCTGCAcccctggctgcagcagccccagcccagcagcaccaaGGCGCTGTCAAAGGAGAGGATCAAGCAGTTCCTGACGCGTCGGAAGTGGCAGGTACCTGGGGGGATGATGAGgatgtggggatggggatggccCTGGTGTGGGGCTCAGTGCTCCTTCTCTCCACTCCAGAAAACAGGCAAAGCTCTGCTGGCCCTCAACAGGTTGACCCTGCTGTCCCAGAGCCAGGAGAGGAAAGCGTCAGAGGCTCAGGATGAGGAAGGTGATGGCCCCTGAAGCATCATCCCCAATGCACCCCACCAACCCACTCCTCTCTATTTTGtcacccccagctcctgctcctgggCAGTTTCCCCCACCTTTGCTCcaacctgccctgctgccacTACACACTGGGCCATGTCCTCACTGTGGCATTTCTGCTCCAAGCCAGCTTCAGTGCCTCAAAgtcctcaccaccctcatcccCAAGGGGCAATCTCTGATGCAGCCTTAGAGCAAGCACATCCCGCTCTGCGGGGCTGGGATCTGTGTGTGATCCAGAGTTGATCGCCATGGGACCTGGCCCATAGGTGCCACGCGTGTTCCTCCAGCAGAGGAGGGAGCTTGAACTCAGCCAGCTCCTCACTGTTCCCTCTGTCCATCTGCCTGCAGACCTGGGCTGTAGCCCGGAGGAGGACCAAGCCTCCAGGTCTCTGCCCCGACGAGGTCCCAGCTTCTCAGAGCTCCTGACGGaccaagaggaggaggaaggtgggagCACTGCACCACAGGGGAGGCAGAGAGCGGCATCAGCGTGGCCGTGCCACCCCAGCCCTGGAGCACCTAGAGCAGCTGGTGAGAGAGGAACAGGGAGTGATGGCGACGAAaccttctccagcagctgacACGATGACCTGGGCAGCCTGGGGTAGACCCAGATCGCAGGGCTCCTCTCCCATGGGTGAGCTCTGGGGTCTCACGGTGTCCCTGTGCTGGGGTGGGGACAGCCATGCCTGCTGTTCCTAGTAAGGAAACGATGCTCCTGTCTGGATGGCTGCCCAGGCTTGAGCTGTCACCAATAAAGCACCAAGGATATCTGCactccctgtgctgctcctttttttcccctaaaatcACCAAGAGGGATGGGAAAGAGCTGCCCAAACTGTGCCTACCCTTTGGGAGCTGGCACCAGGCTCTTGCCTGATCTGGGCCACCACTCTTGTCTTCTCCAGGAGAGATGCtggccctggggacagggactgAGTGGGGACATTTCTAGCAGCAGCCCTTGTGTCCCTTGTTTTGGAAGAATCTTCCCTCATCAAGGGGGATTGGCATCATGTCCTGAGCCCATGGACAGGAAGAGCTAGGATGTGTCCTGGGGACTCTGGTCTCTCCATTTCTGGGCTAGCTCTGGTACcagcagggctggaaggagccCAGAAACTGCTGTGTGACCTCCAACCTCCTCCTAAGGAGGCATCTTGGTCAGAAATTGGGAGTTGGGAGCCCCTCTCCTTCAACAAGAAGGGCACAGATCTGTCTCTGGGGTAGAACAACCTCAGGCACCCATATGtgctgggggacacccagctgggaagcagcttggCCTGGGGGTCCTGTGTTTCATTTGGTGCCCATGACTTCTGGTCCtgccactgggcaccactgagaagagcctggctccatcctctgtgcaccctcccttcaggtatgTATAGATATTGATGAGATcacccctgagccttctcttctgcaggctaaATAGtaccagctcctgcagcctttCCTGAAACACAGGAAGTTCTATCTGAAcctcaggaaacactttttttttatgggtgatggagcactggcacaggttgcccagggaggttgtgtgatctccatccttggagatattaaaaaactgTCTAggcatggtcctgggcaacctgctctaggtggccctgctggGAGCAAGGGGATGGACCAGACGACCTCCAGAGattccttccaacctcagccatcctgtgattctgtgaaaaccTACCTCCTGGtgaagctgggctgggggctgctctcCCTCAGCACATGCTGGACCTGGAGGGCTTGTGAAGGTGCCCTGATTGGAGTGGTCCAGCtctgtgcctgctgccaggTTGTGGCTGTGCTAAATAACTCATGGCTGAGGCACAGCTTCgacccttcctcctcctcttcctccttccctgctgaaAGAGGCCACCAGGCGCTAGGATGAAAgtgttgtttttattaaacaGAACCAAATCCACCCACTCTCACAGCCACGGCAGGGACACACATCTGAGAGCTCTGGCCAGGAGAAATCGCTGAATGCAGATCAAAGGGACACCAGCcatcagagctgctgctggactgGTAATGACAAACCCAGTTTCGGATAGTTTGCTGAACCCTCTAGGAAGCTGATGGCCACTACAGCAGGAGGTTTCCATATCAGGATTTGGCATCCTGCTCCCTCCCGAGTTGGTAGAACAACCAGAGTGCCTGTGGTCCCTTGGGTGGGGGAATTCATGGCTCttatctgttcttttcttgGGCTAATGGGGAAGGATGCTGTCACCTTCCTGTCCTGTTATTGTGGCATCGACTCTCCAGCTGACAAGGCTTTATCAGCACCCAGGCCTGACTTGAATTTTTGTGGCAAAAGCCTGTTCCTGTTAATAACATCCATGGCCGGTGGCTGCTTCTGGGTACATCTAACCATGGGAAGCAGGAGACTGCCACGGTGTCGCAGAGTTGTAACATGCTCTGCCCAGGACTTGGTGGTCTCTTACATTGTTGGAAACAGTACACGCAACTTAAGAAGGAACTTAATTTGGAAGCAACCAGCACAGACCTCCAGCCAGAGAATGAGGAGCCCTTTTTGGGGACCCTCCCAACAGTGGTGAGGCCACCTTGATGTTTTCATTGCTTGGCACGCTGTAGGTCAGACACCGAGGCAAGCTGCTCTGGTGCTGGCACAATCCTCAGCGGAGCGCTCGCGTGTGGTGCACAGGGGGGGTCCTGAACAGGGGGAACCTCAGGGGAGTGGGGAGACCCACAGGATGACAGCAGCTGATGAGTCCTGGGCAGGGCCAGGAGCAAGGGTAGCCAAAACCCCCCTGCACCTAAAAAAGAAGCCCCTGGGGAACGCGAGAGACCAGGACGTGGGGTGGCAGTTGGCGCAGAAAGGGTGGGAGGTGTGCCCAGGGAGAGGAGCTCCTCCGCTTAGGGACAGGGCTCGAGGAGGAGGACCGTGGGTTGAGGAGCATCAgggagtgggagggagagaTGGACTTCTGGAATCGcgccctgccttccccaggaCAGGCCTGTCAGGCAGACAGGACACATGATACAGGGGATTCCCTATCCTCTCTCCGCCTGACTGAACACGATGACTCAAGGGATAGGGGACAATGGTGACAAGCTCCTACCCGGTGCAGCAGGCACGTCTCCTCTGTGACCACCCCACCTTCCCAGGTGCTCTTGTGTAATAGGGATAAGGCTCTGCAAGTGGAACCGAACAATGAGGAGGACGATGGTTCGTTCGTCTAGCTTGGAGGTGTCCCCAGGGCTAAGTTGGCCTACGCCCTGCGTCAAAACCacttccataaagaaaaattgttgGGTAATTGTCATAGGAGAGTCCCTtctgaagggaagggaaggcccTATACGCAGACCGGACCCACTTCTTAGGGAAATCTGCTTCCTCCCTGGGGCCCGGGTTAAAGATGTGAAGAGAAAACTTCCTACCCTGGTACAGCCCTCAGATCATTATCCGTTATTGATTTTTCACATATCAAGTTGCAACAGGAAGTCTGAGGGCAATCAAGAGAGACTTCAGGACCTTGGGACGACTGGTAAGGGATCAGGAGCACAAGCAGTGTTCTCCTCTATCCTCCCAGTTGTAGGGAATgatgagggaagaaacaggaagagcCAGCACATCAATACCTGGCTCTGAGCCTGGTGTCGCCAGCAGAATTTTGGATTTTTTGATCATGGATCAGTCTACATGACACCATGCCTGCTGGCGACAGATGGGGTAAACCTGtctcaaaggggaaaaaggatctttgcacaggagttagcagggctcattgaaagagctttaaactagatttgaagggGGATAGAGGTAAAACCAGGCTCACTAGAGATAAGCCTGGGGGGGGCCACATGCCAATGTTTGAGGGACAGTGTGCTAGCAAGGTCCTTCAGTCTGCCAACCAGAGGTAGGGACTGGAGATCCATGAGGCAGCAAAGATGCAAGGGTTATTGGTGTGTTAGAAACCACAAAAGTGCCTGAGAATGGTCTTTCTCAGACCATTCAGAATAGGAATTTGGGCTTCTCCCCTgcaaaaaggcagcaggatcAATAGCTCAACTGAAGTGCTTCTACACTGATGCACACAGCATGgccaacaaacaggaggagctggaagccattgtgcagcaggaaaactatgATATTGTTGTCATCACGTAAACACAGTGGGATGACTTGTacatctggagtgctgcaatggatggctataaactcttcagaagggatagacaaggaaggagaggcggtggggtagccctgtatgttaaggagtgttttgattgtctaGAGGTTAATGAAGGTGATGATAGGGTTGAATGTTTATGGGTATGGGGAAGGCTAACAAGGCAGGGTGGGAGCCTGTTATAGCccacccaaccaggatgaagaggcagacgaaatattctataagcagctgggagaagtctcacaaatgctagcccttgttctcatgggggacttcagcttaccagatgtctgctggaaataaaatacagccgAGAGGCAACAGTTCCGGAGGTTCCTGGGGTGTGTGGAAGACACCTTCCCAACACAGCAGGTGAGTGAGCCAACTAGGGAAGGCTGTTCActgttgtttgtgaacagagaaggacttgcgGGTGATGTGATGGCtggaggccatcttgggcaTAGCAATTACAAAATGATAGTTTttgattcttggagaagtaaggaggggggggtcagcagaactgctaccttggacttcagagggcagactttggcctgtttaggagactggttgacagagtcccttgggaggcagccctgaagggcaaaggagcccgggaaggctggacattctttaagaaggaaatcttaaaggcgcaggagcaggctgtccccatgtgccAAAAGATGAGCCGGTGGGGAAGacgaccagcctggctgaacagagagctttggctggaactcaggaaaaaaggagagtttgtGACCTTttgaagaaggggcaggcaactcaggaggactacaaggatgtcatgaggttatgcagggagaaaattaactactagttgggctttggcccttctaatgTGGCTGCTGCcttaaaagacaataaaaaaaatgtttctataaatacattagcagcAAAAGGAGAGCTAAGGAGAATGTCCATCCTTTACTGGATGCAGGGGTGAaacagtgacaaaggatgaggaaaagggtgaggtacttaatgccttcttagcctcagtctttaatagtaagaccagttgttcttgGGGTACCCAGcgccctgagctggaagacagggacgaggagcagaatgaagcccccataatccaaggggaaatggttagcgacctgctacaccacttagacacgcacaagtctatggggctggatgggatccaaCCAAGGGTATGGAAGGAGCTGGCAGAACTGCTCACCAAGCCagtttccatcatttatcagcagtctgggctaactggggaggtcccagtggactggaggttagcaaatgtgacgcCCATCtgcaagaagggctggaaggaggatccagggagCTACAGGCCTGTCGGTCTGACctcagtgccagggaaggttatggagcagatcatcttgagtgccatcacacggcacgtacaggacaaccaggcaatcaggcccagtcagcaggggtttatgaaaggcaggtcctgcctgACTAACCTGATCGCCTTCTGTGACAAGGTGACCCGCTtagtggaggagggaaagactGTGCATGTTGTCTGCTTAGACTTTAGTAgagcctttgacaccatttcccacagcattctcctggagaaacgGGCTGCTCGTGGCCTGGATgggtgtactcttcactgggtaaaaaaatggctggatggccaggcccaaagtgttgtggtgaatggagttaaatccagtcgGTGGCCGGTCgcaagtggtgttccccagggctcagtattggggccagttctgtttaatagctttatcagtgatctggacgaggggatcgagtgcaccctcagtaagtttgcagacaacaccaagttgggcaggagagTTGacctgctggagggtaggaaggctctcCAGAGGGATCtgacaggctggatcgatgggccgaggccaattgtatgaggttcaacaaggccaagtgctgggtcctgcacttgcgtcacaacaaccccatgcaacgctccaggcttggggaagagtggctggaaagctgcccagcggaaaaggaactggggctgttggccaacagccggctgaatgtgagccagcagcgtgcccaggtggccaagaaggccaacggcatcctggcttgtgtcagaaatagtgtggccagcagggcTAGGGCAGTGATggtccccctgtactgggcactggcctcacctcaaatactgtgtttagttttgggcccctcactacaagaaagacattgaggtgctggagcatgtccaaagaagagcaacggagctggtgaagggtctagagcacaagttctgtgaggagcggctgggggaactggggttgtttagcctggagaaaaggaggctgaggggagaccttatcgctctacaactacctgaaaggaggctgtagcgaGGTGGAGGtgggtctcttctcccaagtgacaagcgataggacaagaggaaatggcctcaagttgaaccggggaaggtttagattgt from Buteo buteo chromosome 9, bButBut1.hap1.1, whole genome shotgun sequence encodes the following:
- the LOC142035047 gene encoding myosin light chain kinase, smooth muscle-like, translated to MSQAEGGEETFEYRDVVVSSQEKFSDMYTQLEKLGEGKFGTVYRLQEKATGKIRAGKYFRTRTAKEKQVARDEVELMNLLHHPRLVQCLAAFQGPAELVMVMEYVAGGELFERIVDDDFEHTEPSSAQYVQQILEGLQFMHSQAVVHLDLKPENIVCVSPSSHWLKIIDFGLARKLAPDTPVKVLHGTPEFMAPEVVAFEPVGFTTDMWSVGVICYILLSGESPFQGDNDMETLSNITAAQWDFEEETFSEISQQAKDFISQLLQKDPRCRLSSAGALLHPWLQQPQPSSTKALSKERIKQFLTRRKWQKTGKALLALNRLTLLSQSQERKASEAQDEEDLGCSPEEDQASRSLPRRGPSFSELLTDQEEEEGGSTAPQGRQRAASAWPCHPSPGAPRAAGERGTGSDGDETFSSS